One part of the Nitrospira defluvii genome encodes these proteins:
- a CDS encoding Gfo/Idh/MocA family protein, with protein MSHERRPPLGIGLIGLGHHGSRYAKHLIHDLPEARLVAVCRRHAEEGSGLVSAPTVPCYADYHELIADPLVEAVVVVTPPSLNRDICVAVAEAKKALLVEKPLATTADEARMIAQAARGSGQIMMTAQTLRFDATIRMLRQRQAQIGLLQYLSLSSRMEPHGMSEESRGFGGRGCLLETGIHLLDLVRLVTGENVRTAACEMDVVPPDGAERRILGRLTTERGAVCLFDVSRVTSGRVGRIELIGAEGQLSADWCGQRVMQVSARHGTGDWPTKAEPTVLSALRAFVRSVRDGSPPPVSIEDGKRAVEIAETCYASARLGGQAVRVEYR; from the coding sequence ATGTCTCACGAACGTCGTCCGCCGCTCGGCATCGGGTTGATTGGGCTTGGCCATCATGGCAGCCGCTACGCTAAACACCTCATTCACGACCTGCCCGAGGCACGTCTGGTCGCGGTCTGTCGCCGTCATGCAGAGGAGGGGAGTGGTCTGGTCTCCGCACCCACCGTGCCTTGTTACGCTGACTACCACGAGTTGATTGCCGATCCCCTGGTCGAGGCCGTGGTGGTCGTGACTCCGCCCTCACTCAATCGTGACATCTGTGTCGCGGTCGCCGAGGCGAAGAAAGCCTTGCTCGTGGAAAAACCTCTCGCGACGACCGCCGACGAGGCGCGCATGATTGCCCAGGCGGCACGAGGCAGCGGGCAAATCATGATGACAGCACAGACTCTGCGGTTTGATGCCACGATACGTATGCTGCGTCAGCGGCAGGCCCAGATCGGCCTCCTGCAGTATCTCAGCCTGTCCAGTCGAATGGAGCCGCACGGCATGAGCGAGGAAAGCCGAGGATTCGGTGGACGCGGCTGTTTGCTCGAGACCGGTATCCATCTGCTGGACTTGGTGCGTCTGGTCACGGGAGAGAATGTCCGCACTGCCGCGTGCGAGATGGATGTGGTTCCTCCGGATGGAGCGGAGCGGCGGATTCTTGGTCGCTTGACCACAGAACGTGGGGCGGTCTGTTTATTTGATGTCTCGCGTGTGACGTCGGGACGGGTGGGACGTATCGAACTCATCGGTGCCGAAGGGCAGTTGTCGGCGGACTGGTGTGGGCAGCGGGTGATGCAGGTCTCGGCCCGACATGGCACAGGGGACTGGCCGACCAAAGCGGAACCGACCGTGCTGAGCGCCCTGCGGGCTTTCGTACGGTCCGTCCGCGACGGCTCACCGCCTCCGGTGTCAATCGAAGACGGCAAGCGCGCAGTAGAGATCGCCGAGACCTGTTATGCGTCGGCCCGGCTGGGCGGCCAGGCTGTACGGGTTGAGTATCGGTAA
- a CDS encoding YifB family Mg chelatase-like AAA ATPase codes for MLANVLSAAIVGVDAHLVDVEVDISAGLPQFSIVGLPDTTVRESRDRVRAALKNSGFHFPVKKVTVNLAPANIKKEGAGLDLAIALGILVAEDIIPPEAVKGHVCVGELSLDGRVKPVPGALSIGVVCRQRYRILVSADNAEEAALADGTEVFPVHTLPQAVEFLRGVQTIVPQSSPPEQPARSARAEEEDFADVKGQAHAKRALEVAAAGGHNLLMMGPPGSGKTMLARRLPGILPLLGQDEALETSRIHSVVGQLTRDQPLLRRRPFRAPHHSISEAGLIGGGTLPRPGEVSLAHNGVLFLDEAGEFGRATLDGLRQPLEDGHVTVTRASGSLRFPARFMLVAAMNPCPCGYYGDRTRDCVCSVTQVRRYRGRLSGPLLDRLDLQIEVPAVPIRALGDDGSQTDSSETIRARVIAARARQAERYRRDGIYTNAQLKPRHLKQYCALDPQGRELLEQAMARLGFSARAHGRILRVARTIADLAESDSIGPAHLAEAIQYRSFDRRVEL; via the coding sequence GTGCTGGCCAATGTGTTGAGTGCCGCGATTGTGGGAGTCGATGCGCATCTGGTGGATGTCGAGGTGGACATCTCCGCAGGCCTCCCGCAGTTCTCCATCGTCGGACTTCCCGATACCACGGTACGTGAAAGTCGCGATCGCGTACGTGCCGCTCTTAAAAACAGCGGCTTTCACTTTCCCGTCAAAAAAGTCACGGTCAACTTGGCCCCCGCCAACATTAAGAAAGAAGGCGCGGGGCTCGATCTTGCGATCGCCCTGGGCATCTTGGTGGCTGAGGACATCATTCCGCCCGAGGCGGTGAAGGGGCATGTGTGTGTGGGGGAGTTGTCGCTGGACGGCCGGGTGAAACCTGTGCCGGGGGCGTTGTCGATCGGTGTGGTCTGTCGGCAGCGATATCGCATACTCGTGTCGGCCGACAATGCTGAAGAAGCGGCATTGGCTGACGGAACGGAAGTCTTCCCCGTTCATACGCTGCCCCAGGCGGTGGAGTTCCTTCGTGGTGTCCAGACCATTGTTCCGCAGTCATCCCCACCGGAGCAGCCGGCGCGATCCGCACGGGCTGAGGAGGAAGACTTTGCCGATGTGAAAGGTCAGGCACACGCAAAACGTGCACTGGAGGTGGCGGCGGCGGGTGGTCATAACCTGCTCATGATGGGTCCGCCCGGCTCCGGAAAGACCATGTTGGCGCGACGGCTTCCCGGCATTCTCCCGTTATTGGGGCAGGATGAAGCGTTGGAGACCAGCCGCATTCACAGTGTCGTGGGGCAATTGACTCGGGATCAGCCGTTGCTCCGGCGACGACCCTTTCGTGCTCCGCACCACAGCATTTCCGAAGCCGGCCTGATCGGGGGCGGGACGCTCCCGCGTCCCGGCGAGGTGTCCCTGGCTCACAATGGCGTGCTGTTTCTGGACGAGGCCGGCGAATTCGGTCGCGCCACGCTCGACGGGTTGAGGCAGCCGCTGGAGGACGGCCATGTCACGGTCACTCGAGCGAGCGGATCCCTGCGGTTTCCGGCTCGTTTCATGCTGGTGGCTGCCATGAATCCTTGCCCTTGCGGATATTACGGTGATCGCACCAGAGACTGCGTCTGCAGTGTGACGCAGGTACGACGGTATCGGGGACGATTGTCTGGTCCGCTCTTAGATCGCCTGGATCTTCAAATCGAAGTCCCGGCGGTTCCGATTCGTGCCCTCGGTGATGACGGGTCCCAGACTGACTCGTCGGAGACCATCCGCGCGAGGGTGATCGCGGCCCGGGCTCGACAAGCGGAGCGCTACCGGCGCGACGGGATTTACACCAATGCGCAATTGAAACCGCGCCACCTGAAGCAGTATTGTGCGTTAGACCCGCAAGGGCGGGAGTTGCTGGAGCAGGCCATGGCGCGGCTGGGGTTTTCTGCACGGGCACACGGACGCATCCTGCGGGTGGCTCGGACTATTGCCGACTTGGCTGAGTCTGATAGTATCGGTCCGGCGCACTTGGCCGAAGCCATCCAATATCGCAGTTTCGATCGTCGAGTGGAGTTGTGA
- a CDS encoding dienelactone hydrolase family protein, translating into MTTQTAPFSLDQIGTGTARFPSGMAIPTPTDAMVDPYIRTRVSKDVHVECIQFWPQDKVMYPGIVLLHDWWGMNSQITALGARLACEGYGVIIPKLYGRLGGMVTANAEVAEALAAKCNDKLLLQDINTCCEYLNTTERTKRNIHGVVGFGLGASLAIQFACQRKRLRAAVAYYGKVTAPDQLTNMMSPLLYHQAEHDTWATQQDVDLLRAAASQGKRIEIKTYPGTTHAFCDETRPGGYHADATAQAWEATVSFLKASFQGT; encoded by the coding sequence ATGACGACGCAGACCGCCCCTTTTTCGCTAGATCAGATCGGAACCGGTACGGCTCGCTTCCCGAGCGGCATGGCGATCCCGACACCGACGGATGCGATGGTCGATCCCTACATCCGCACGCGGGTCAGCAAAGACGTCCATGTCGAATGCATCCAGTTCTGGCCGCAAGATAAGGTGATGTACCCCGGTATCGTACTATTGCACGACTGGTGGGGCATGAATTCTCAGATCACGGCGTTGGGGGCCCGCTTGGCCTGTGAGGGCTACGGCGTCATCATCCCGAAGTTGTATGGTCGACTCGGCGGCATGGTCACCGCCAACGCAGAGGTGGCCGAAGCCCTCGCGGCAAAGTGCAACGACAAACTCCTGCTGCAAGACATCAACACCTGTTGTGAATATCTGAATACCACTGAACGTACCAAGCGAAACATTCACGGCGTCGTCGGATTTGGTCTAGGCGCGTCCCTGGCCATCCAGTTTGCCTGCCAGCGCAAGCGACTGCGAGCCGCGGTCGCCTACTATGGCAAGGTCACGGCGCCTGACCAGCTGACCAACATGATGAGCCCTCTGCTCTATCATCAAGCTGAACACGATACCTGGGCGACCCAGCAGGATGTGGACCTTCTCCGCGCCGCGGCGAGCCAAGGGAAACGTATCGAGATCAAGACCTATCCCGGAACCACGCATGCCTTCTGCGATGAGACCAGGCCGGGCGGCTATCACGCCGACGCCACCGCGCAAGCGTGGGAAGCGACGGTGTCGTTTCTCAAAGCCTCGTTCCAGGGAACCTGA
- a CDS encoding DUF423 domain-containing protein: MPVSLRPLRFACLGALFAGTSVAAGAFGAHALKSILDPPMLAVYETAARYQMYHALGLFVVAWLWRETEHPLVIKAGWLLCTGIVLFSGSLYLVALAGIKWMGALTPLGGVSFIGGWTCVALVAWRASRTQ; the protein is encoded by the coding sequence ATGCCTGTTTCGCTGCGTCCGTTGCGCTTTGCCTGTCTCGGCGCGCTGTTCGCGGGGACGTCTGTCGCCGCCGGCGCATTTGGCGCCCATGCGTTGAAGTCGATTCTCGATCCACCCATGTTGGCCGTCTACGAGACGGCGGCACGGTACCAAATGTACCATGCTCTCGGTCTCTTTGTCGTAGCCTGGCTCTGGCGCGAAACAGAACATCCGTTGGTGATCAAGGCCGGCTGGTTACTGTGCACCGGTATTGTCTTGTTCAGCGGGAGCTTGTATCTCGTCGCGCTGGCCGGGATCAAGTGGATGGGGGCACTGACCCCGCTGGGCGGGGTCTCATTTATCGGCGGATGGACCTGCGTGGCTCTTGTCGCGTGGCGAGCCAGCCGCACTCAGTGA
- the lgt gene encoding prolipoprotein diacylglyceryl transferase, translated as MPYPDIDPVFLRLGPLQFRWYGLMYLIGLTLAYFIIGARARAQRLPLDKDQVYDMIVYAAVGVFAGGRLGYVLFYNLSYYLENPLKILAVWEGGMSFHGGLIGTIVALILFAKRQGMTVLTIADLAAGVTPVGLGLGRIGNFINGELYGRPTDVDWCMVFPAGGMVCRHPSQLYEAFLEGLLLFTVLWLITRRLPPAGTVFGAFLVGYGLCRIVVEFFREPDAQIGFLIGSISMGQMLSIPMIVAGAVILAIASQRKRPLRTDSGSAAPL; from the coding sequence ATCCCGTATCCCGATATCGACCCCGTATTTCTCCGTCTAGGCCCCCTCCAGTTCCGGTGGTACGGCCTGATGTATCTGATCGGACTCACGCTGGCTTACTTCATCATCGGAGCAAGGGCGAGAGCGCAACGTTTGCCACTCGACAAAGATCAAGTCTACGACATGATCGTCTATGCGGCGGTCGGGGTCTTTGCCGGCGGACGGTTGGGGTATGTGCTCTTCTACAACCTCTCCTACTACCTGGAGAATCCCCTGAAAATCTTGGCGGTCTGGGAAGGCGGCATGTCGTTTCACGGTGGCTTAATCGGCACGATCGTGGCGTTGATCTTGTTCGCCAAACGCCAGGGGATGACGGTCTTGACCATTGCCGACCTTGCCGCCGGTGTGACCCCGGTAGGCCTTGGACTGGGGCGAATCGGCAACTTCATCAACGGTGAACTGTACGGCCGCCCGACGGACGTGGACTGGTGCATGGTCTTCCCTGCAGGAGGCATGGTCTGCCGACATCCCTCGCAACTGTACGAAGCGTTCCTGGAAGGATTGTTGCTGTTTACGGTGTTGTGGCTGATTACCCGTCGACTTCCCCCGGCGGGGACGGTGTTCGGAGCGTTTCTGGTGGGCTATGGGCTCTGCCGAATCGTGGTGGAGTTTTTTCGTGAACCAGATGCACAGATCGGCTTTCTCATCGGCTCAATCTCCATGGGACAGATGTTGAGCATTCCGATGATCGTCGCAGGCGCGGTGATCCTCGCCATCGCCTCTCAACGCAAGCGACCACTGCGAACCGATTCCGGCTCCGCCGCCCCCCTCTAG
- a CDS encoding UvrD-helicase domain-containing protein: MTEPAQIPDQAEREAAATTFDRNVVVIAGAGTGKTTLLVNRLLYLLMRRVDPLDLSRIVALTFTNKAATEMKLRLRERLRGLLQSEGREDSVAASGTVSMADLRVRYGWTTDEIVARARTAWHDLEQAQIGTLHSFAGHLLRLYPIEAGVTPTFQTDEDGSRFEEHFTAEWDMWLDRELGDAGQDHDRWRRLLMSWSLESIRDLAYSLHSELIDLDGLRQQIGQSRLGDGLRAWFLARQAAADRLLARYDSPKRRKVELMLAAISVLFGELIRAGLDGVKSLPDESRELLTKELGKAPNGWTEEDFAVVESLQRIAKRLFKIDHEDLSQLLDILTPFVQSVRRSFVDSGWLTFDGLVGKARTLLRDHPAIREQLKREYRALLVDEFQDTDPVQYEIVLYLAERLGGQAASWRDTELEAGKLFIVGDPKQSIYAFRRADIEAFDHVVDRLERNGALRCELATNFRSHAQVLEVVNGVFNNLLVAEPSVQPPNVPLTVQPNRSDQMGDPGVELRLVVSEDADDVDSSAATRMEAEQIGLTLSRLLYGSEPEGGATKSDTRLRPGHVALLFRKLTQSEPYLEALRRHDIRYVIDGEKHFYRRQEVVDLVNLLCCIENPHDHIALVGVLRSSLGGIPDSVLVHLRELEALDYRRAGRLADWKSPHAEPLRRLYGILAALYERARRCPLPEAVDLIFQQLPLLELAAASLHGEQAVANLFKVRQMATDLADRPALTLNGFVGLMRDRLIEQPEEAESALSEDTLDAVRVLTIHKAKGLEFPLVILAGLHHGDGAARGRSGPLIWHDWSTGVQGLDFGDCCSVGAVLAAEKARAREEAERRRLLYVGMTRARESLLLSGALPKRRVRGALLELLEEAAGADLNGEAHMEMPLVGVGLRHTILKGSGRAPAKERTRPVMLEEGVADKEVARRWEQRDHTWQVYRSASLLVSPSDFVRKPTRLPTGEAAATGRRLAGNVFGTMVHRVLQHWDFTGDVESQLAAVTVTSLALDVLDDRDQQALLDELRQLLRTFAGSDPYTRLRRATVIGREVPFLMPWNEGRQILEGVIDVLYHLDGQLWIADYKTDMIPLDQAATRAQAYREQATLYQEAVARSLGKPVAGFEFIFLRHGVAITV, from the coding sequence GTGACTGAACCGGCACAGATCCCCGACCAGGCCGAGCGGGAAGCCGCCGCCACCACCTTCGATCGCAACGTGGTGGTGATTGCCGGTGCGGGTACCGGAAAAACCACCTTATTGGTAAACCGGCTTCTGTATCTCCTCATGCGTCGCGTGGATCCGCTGGATCTCTCGCGTATCGTGGCGTTGACCTTCACCAACAAGGCCGCCACCGAAATGAAGCTCAGGTTGCGCGAACGGTTGCGCGGATTGCTGCAGTCCGAGGGGCGGGAGGATTCGGTCGCGGCAAGCGGAACGGTCTCGATGGCCGACCTGCGGGTCCGGTACGGCTGGACCACCGATGAGATTGTCGCCCGCGCCAGGACTGCATGGCATGATCTCGAACAGGCGCAGATCGGCACCTTGCATAGCTTTGCCGGCCATCTGCTGCGCTTGTACCCGATTGAAGCGGGAGTGACCCCGACCTTCCAGACGGATGAGGACGGCTCCCGCTTCGAGGAACATTTCACCGCTGAGTGGGACATGTGGCTGGATCGTGAGTTGGGGGATGCAGGCCAGGATCACGACCGTTGGCGGCGGTTGCTGATGTCATGGAGTCTCGAATCCATACGGGATCTGGCCTATAGCCTGCATAGCGAGCTCATTGACCTCGATGGGTTGCGGCAGCAGATAGGCCAGAGCCGGTTGGGTGATGGGTTGCGGGCATGGTTTCTTGCTCGACAAGCAGCGGCGGATCGGCTTCTGGCTCGATACGATAGTCCCAAACGGCGCAAGGTGGAATTGATGCTGGCGGCCATCAGTGTGCTATTCGGAGAGCTCATACGTGCAGGGCTTGATGGCGTGAAGAGCCTGCCCGATGAATCTCGTGAGTTACTGACGAAGGAGCTCGGCAAGGCCCCAAACGGCTGGACAGAGGAAGATTTCGCGGTAGTCGAATCGTTACAGCGGATCGCCAAACGACTGTTCAAGATCGATCATGAGGACCTGTCGCAACTGCTGGATATCCTGACTCCGTTCGTGCAGTCCGTGCGACGATCGTTTGTGGATTCCGGCTGGCTCACGTTCGATGGTCTGGTCGGGAAGGCCCGCACCCTGCTTCGGGACCATCCGGCGATCCGAGAGCAATTGAAGCGTGAGTATCGTGCCTTGCTGGTCGATGAGTTTCAGGACACCGATCCTGTGCAGTACGAGATTGTCCTGTATCTGGCCGAACGCCTGGGCGGGCAGGCGGCATCCTGGCGGGATACCGAATTGGAGGCAGGGAAGTTATTTATCGTCGGAGATCCTAAACAGTCGATCTATGCATTTCGCCGGGCTGATATTGAGGCCTTCGATCACGTGGTGGACAGGCTGGAGCGCAACGGCGCGTTGCGCTGTGAACTGGCGACGAATTTCCGCAGCCACGCGCAGGTGCTGGAGGTGGTCAACGGTGTCTTCAACAATCTGTTGGTCGCAGAGCCTTCGGTTCAGCCCCCGAATGTGCCGCTGACCGTGCAGCCGAATCGATCGGATCAGATGGGTGATCCAGGAGTCGAGCTTCGGCTGGTCGTATCGGAAGACGCGGACGATGTAGATTCCTCCGCGGCCACGCGAATGGAGGCGGAGCAGATCGGGCTTACGCTCTCCCGCTTGTTGTATGGATCCGAGCCAGAAGGTGGCGCCACCAAATCGGATACGCGGTTGCGGCCCGGGCACGTGGCGCTTTTGTTTCGAAAACTCACCCAGTCGGAACCCTACCTGGAAGCCCTCCGCCGCCATGACATTCGGTACGTCATCGACGGGGAGAAACACTTCTATCGTCGTCAGGAAGTGGTCGACTTGGTGAACCTCCTGTGTTGCATCGAAAATCCCCATGACCACATTGCGCTGGTCGGCGTGTTGCGGTCGTCGTTGGGAGGCATTCCCGACTCCGTGTTGGTGCACCTTCGAGAGTTGGAGGCGCTGGATTACCGCCGGGCCGGCCGGCTTGCCGACTGGAAGAGTCCGCATGCCGAACCGCTCCGACGCCTGTACGGGATCCTGGCCGCATTGTATGAGCGGGCACGGCGTTGTCCGCTCCCCGAAGCCGTGGACCTCATCTTTCAGCAACTCCCGCTGTTGGAATTGGCCGCCGCGTCACTGCATGGGGAACAAGCGGTGGCCAATTTGTTCAAGGTACGGCAGATGGCTACCGACCTGGCGGATCGCCCCGCGCTGACCTTGAATGGATTCGTTGGGTTGATGCGGGACCGGCTCATCGAGCAACCTGAGGAGGCGGAGAGCGCTCTGTCGGAGGATACGTTGGATGCCGTCCGGGTGTTGACGATCCACAAGGCAAAGGGGCTTGAGTTTCCGCTGGTGATTCTCGCCGGGTTGCACCATGGAGACGGAGCGGCACGAGGCCGGTCGGGGCCACTCATTTGGCACGACTGGTCGACCGGTGTTCAGGGCCTCGATTTCGGTGACTGTTGCTCGGTTGGTGCCGTATTAGCGGCCGAGAAAGCGCGTGCCCGCGAAGAGGCCGAGCGTCGCAGATTGTTGTATGTGGGTATGACCCGCGCCAGGGAATCCTTGTTGTTGTCCGGAGCGTTGCCGAAACGCCGGGTGCGTGGCGCCTTGCTGGAGTTATTGGAGGAGGCAGCCGGGGCTGACTTGAACGGGGAGGCGCACATGGAGATGCCACTCGTCGGCGTGGGGCTACGACACACGATCCTCAAGGGGAGTGGCCGGGCGCCGGCGAAGGAACGCACCAGACCGGTGATGCTGGAGGAAGGGGTGGCCGACAAAGAGGTCGCGCGTCGATGGGAGCAGCGGGATCACACCTGGCAGGTCTACCGATCAGCGTCGCTGCTTGTCTCGCCGTCGGACTTTGTGCGCAAGCCGACGCGGCTCCCCACAGGAGAAGCGGCAGCGACGGGGAGGCGACTGGCCGGGAACGTCTTCGGGACCATGGTCCATCGTGTGCTTCAGCATTGGGACTTTACCGGAGACGTGGAGTCCCAACTGGCTGCCGTGACGGTGACTTCCCTCGCGCTTGATGTGCTGGATGATCGGGATCAGCAAGCCCTGCTGGATGAGCTTCGGCAACTCCTGCGCACATTTGCTGGATCGGATCCGTATACCCGTCTGCGCCGGGCTACGGTGATCGGACGGGAAGTGCCGTTTCTCATGCCGTGGAACGAGGGTCGGCAAATCCTGGAGGGGGTTATCGATGTCCTCTATCACCTCGACGGGCAGCTCTGGATTGCGGATTATAAGACAGATATGATTCCGCTCGATCAGGCGGCGACGCGAGCCCAGGCCTATCGGGAACAGGCGACATTGTATCAGGAGGCGGTCGCGCGTTCGCTGGGAAAGCCGGTTGCAGGGTTTGAGTTCATCTTCCTCCGGCACGGAGTCGCGATCACAGTGTAA
- a CDS encoding Lrp/AsnC family transcriptional regulator, whose protein sequence is MATKAYILIKVKAGKGKSVLTALKGIAGVEQIHACFGQPDIFVFINVADERALSDVVITRIHSIEGVEETDTHIVAET, encoded by the coding sequence ATGGCAACCAAAGCATACATTCTCATCAAGGTGAAGGCGGGCAAGGGCAAGTCGGTACTCACCGCACTCAAGGGTATTGCCGGCGTGGAACAAATTCACGCCTGCTTCGGGCAACCGGACATTTTTGTGTTCATTAATGTGGCAGATGAACGGGCGTTATCCGACGTCGTGATCACACGCATTCATTCCATCGAAGGGGTGGAAGAGACCGATACCCACATCGTTGCAGAAACCTAG
- a CDS encoding tetratricopeptide repeat protein has translation MRRILWALVAVVAVIGCAGPRKVEVRPLHAPAGTSAAVSQQLEQGNRLLTQEDWAGARQIYLDTIQADPTLAEAHYNLALVLDKLGDKADARKHYVAAANLAPGNKVIWDAPPLRKYDSELGLSKKSWMDANPK, from the coding sequence ATGCGACGCATACTCTGGGCGCTGGTGGCAGTCGTGGCGGTCATCGGGTGTGCGGGACCACGCAAAGTGGAGGTGCGACCGCTCCACGCACCGGCCGGCACGAGCGCAGCAGTCAGTCAGCAGTTGGAGCAGGGCAATCGGTTACTGACGCAGGAGGACTGGGCCGGGGCCCGCCAGATCTATCTCGACACGATCCAGGCCGATCCCACCTTGGCGGAAGCCCATTACAATCTGGCGTTGGTCTTGGATAAATTGGGCGACAAGGCCGACGCCCGGAAGCACTATGTCGCCGCGGCAAATCTGGCTCCCGGCAACAAGGTGATCTGGGATGCTCCACCACTGCGTAAATACGACAGCGAACTTGGATTGAGCAAAAAATCCTGGATGGACGCCAACCCAAAATAA
- a CDS encoding YtxH domain-containing protein: MSTKGREAAKIAAIIGGGAVVGAALGILLAPKSGAETRRDVARYAKRAQLQATRFGRSVKTGVSSMVERSRALVKKDDQKEAA; encoded by the coding sequence ATGTCTACCAAGGGGCGTGAAGCAGCGAAGATTGCAGCGATCATCGGTGGTGGAGCGGTGGTAGGAGCGGCGTTGGGAATACTGCTGGCTCCGAAGTCCGGGGCGGAGACGCGACGCGACGTCGCCAGGTATGCCAAACGTGCCCAGCTTCAGGCGACGCGCTTTGGTCGATCGGTGAAGACCGGAGTCTCGTCCATGGTGGAACGGAGCCGAGCGTTGGTCAAGAAGGATGATCAGAAGGAGGCTGCGTAA